The proteins below are encoded in one region of Sebastes fasciatus isolate fSebFas1 chromosome 16, fSebFas1.pri, whole genome shotgun sequence:
- the pou4f4 gene encoding brain-specific homeobox/POU domain protein 3-like codes for MMSMNSKQPFSMHPILHEPKYNPLHSSSEAIRRACLPNPSLQGNIFAGFDETLLQRAEALAAVDIVAQKSHPFKPDATYHTMTTMTSMACTPNSSSAHLHHPSVLTSHHHPAHHQSAQVLDGDLLDHLTPGLSLGGMAGSDVCSSASHTAHAAHMSAINHMQQHHHHHQQSMNMHQHALSHSSLQAAGLDSEPDPRELESFAERFKQRRIKLGVTQADVGSALANLKIPGVGCLSQSTICRFESLTLSHNNMVALKPILEAWLEEAERAQREKMSKPEIFSGGDKKRKRTSIAAPEKRSLEAYFAVQPRPSSEKIAAIAEKLDLKKNVVRVWFCNQRQKQKRMKFSATH; via the exons ATGATGTCGATGAACAGCAAGCAGCCTTTCAGTATGCACCCCATCCTCCACGAGCCCAAATACAACCCTCTGCACTCCAGCTCGGAGGCCATCCGCAGGGCCTGTCTGCCCAATCCATCG CTTCAGGGCAACATCTTCGCAGGTTTTGATGAGACTCTGCTGCAGAGAGCCGAGGCTCTGGCCGCGGTGGACATCGTGGCCCAGAAGAGCCACCCGTTCAAACCAGACGCCACCTACCACACCATGACCACCATGACCAGCATGGCGTGCACACCGAACTCCTCCAGCGCTCACCTGCACCACCCATCCGTCCTCACCTCCCACCACCACCCTGCACACCACCAGTCTGCACAAGTCCTGGATGGAGACCTGCTGGACCACCTCACACCGGGCCTCTCTCTGGGAGGCATGGCCGGCTCGGACGTCTGCTCCTCGGCTTCTCACACTGCACACGCTGCACACATGTCTGCAATCAACCACatgcagcagcaccaccaccaccaccagcagtcCATGAACATGCACCAGCATGCATTGTCTCACAGCTCCTTGCAGGCTGCAGGTTTAGACTCGGAGCCCGATCCAAGGGAGCTGGAGTCCTTTGCAGAGAGGTTCAAACAAAGGCGCATCAAACTCGGGGTGACCCAAGCAGACGTGGGTTCTGCTCTTGCAAACCTGAAGATCCCAGGTGTTGGGTGTCTGAGCCAGAGCACCATCTGCAGGTTCGAGTCCCTCACTTTGTCGCACAACAACATGGTGGCCCTGAAGCCCATCCTGGAGGCCTGGCTGGAGGAGGCCGAGCGTGCACAGAGGGAGAAGATGTCCAAGCCGGAGATCTTCAGCGGTGGAGACAAGAAGAGGAAACGCACGTCCATCGCTGCTCCGGAGAAGAGATCCTTGGAGGCTTATTTCGCCGTGCAGCCGAGGCCATCGTCGGAGAAGATCGCAGCCATTGCAGAGAAGCTGGACCTGAAGAAGAACGTGGTGCGCGTTTGGTTTTGCAATCAGAGGCAAAAGCAGAAACGAATGAAGTTTTCTGCGACGCACTAG